Proteins encoded within one genomic window of Fibrobacter sp. UWB16:
- a CDS encoding 1-deoxy-D-xylulose-5-phosphate synthase, producing MFLEKIKSPADVKALDIKSLEQLAAEMRTALLKKLSKRGGHVAPNLGFVEGTIALHYVFDSPKDKIVYDVSHQSYSHKMLTGRAQAFLEEAHYGDVTGYSEPTESEHDFFMVGHTSTSVSLALGLATARDVLRESGNVIAVIGDGSLSGGEAFEGLDNVGEYATNFIVVVNDNEMSIAENHGGLYKSLAELRATAGKSENNYFKSLGFDYKYLEQGNDIASLIEIFKSVKNSTRPVVVHLHTQKGRGYSYAEQNREGWHWAAPFNIETGEINWGSGENYGEILGLYLMAKIKSDPKVVVIHSAVPAGIGFHAARRKEAGKQYIDVGIAEEHAVALASGLAKGGAKPIYSTHGTFIQRTYDQLSQDLCVNNNPATILVTMSGADGMNDTTHLCIFDIPMLSNIPNLVYLCPTCVEEFKTMADWAIDQTEHPVAIRVPNAVHHRSDIFEKDYSRLNKFKVVHRGERVALIGLGDFYQRAAAVALELRREGIDATLVNPRYASGVDKDLLLELAKTHDVFVTLENGVIEGGFGQKVATSLGDTSAKVLVRGLSKEFYDKVSFADLCEKNHLNPSQVAKDVMQLLS from the coding sequence ATGTTCCTAGAAAAAATCAAGTCCCCAGCCGACGTGAAAGCGTTGGACATCAAGAGTCTCGAACAGCTTGCCGCCGAAATGCGCACAGCACTCCTTAAAAAGCTTTCTAAGCGTGGCGGTCACGTGGCGCCGAACCTCGGCTTTGTTGAAGGGACGATTGCGCTCCACTACGTTTTCGATTCTCCAAAGGACAAGATTGTCTATGACGTGAGCCACCAGAGCTACAGCCACAAAATGCTCACGGGCCGCGCCCAGGCGTTCTTGGAAGAAGCGCATTACGGCGATGTGACGGGCTATAGCGAACCGACTGAAAGTGAACACGATTTCTTTATGGTGGGGCATACCTCTACGTCGGTGAGCCTTGCGCTTGGCCTTGCGACCGCTCGCGATGTGCTGCGTGAATCTGGCAATGTGATTGCTGTAATTGGTGACGGTTCCTTGAGCGGTGGCGAAGCGTTTGAAGGTCTCGATAACGTAGGCGAATACGCTACGAATTTTATCGTTGTGGTGAACGATAACGAAATGTCCATTGCCGAAAACCACGGCGGGCTTTACAAGTCCTTGGCAGAACTCCGGGCGACTGCGGGCAAGTCCGAAAACAATTACTTCAAGTCTCTAGGCTTTGATTACAAGTATCTTGAACAAGGTAACGATATCGCTTCGCTCATTGAAATTTTCAAGTCCGTGAAAAATTCGACGCGCCCGGTCGTGGTGCATCTGCATACGCAAAAGGGCCGCGGCTATTCTTATGCCGAACAGAATCGCGAAGGCTGGCATTGGGCGGCTCCGTTCAACATCGAAACGGGCGAAATCAACTGGGGCAGTGGCGAAAATTACGGTGAAATTCTCGGCCTTTATCTGATGGCAAAAATCAAGAGTGACCCGAAGGTTGTCGTGATTCATTCGGCTGTTCCGGCGGGAATTGGATTCCATGCGGCTCGCCGTAAGGAGGCGGGTAAGCAGTATATTGACGTGGGCATTGCCGAAGAGCATGCGGTAGCACTTGCATCCGGGCTTGCAAAGGGTGGCGCAAAGCCGATTTACAGTACCCATGGCACGTTTATCCAACGCACCTACGACCAGCTTTCGCAGGACTTGTGCGTGAACAATAATCCCGCTACGATTCTTGTGACGATGTCTGGTGCCGATGGCATGAACGATACGACGCACCTCTGCATCTTTGATATCCCGATGCTTTCGAACATCCCGAATTTGGTTTATCTTTGCCCGACATGCGTCGAAGAATTCAAGACGATGGCGGATTGGGCGATTGACCAGACGGAACATCCGGTGGCGATTCGCGTGCCGAACGCTGTACATCACCGCAGCGATATTTTCGAGAAGGATTACTCCAGACTCAACAAGTTTAAGGTTGTGCATCGTGGCGAGCGTGTGGCATTGATCGGTCTTGGCGATTTCTACCAGCGTGCCGCAGCTGTGGCGCTTGAACTGCGTCGCGAAGGCATTGATGCAACGCTTGTGAACCCGCGATATGCAAGCGGTGTGGATAAGGACTTGCTTTTGGAACTTGCAAAGACTCACGATGTGTTTGTCACGCTCGAAAATGGCGTGATCGAGGGTGGTTTTGGCCAAAAGGTCGCGACCTCTCTTGGCGATACAAGTGCGAAGGTGCTTGTGCGCGGGCTTTCTAAAGAGTTCTATGACAAGGTGAGCTTTGCGGATCTCTGTGAGAAAAATCACTTGAATCCGTCGCAGGTCGCAAAAGACGTGATGCAACTCCTATCGTAA
- a CDS encoding rhodanese-like domain-containing protein, which yields MNKFLAISFCAMLLTTACNSSEEPKPQAVAKKVEAVQPAAAVVEQKVAPITTVDWQKAFEMHKAGAVLIDVRTPAEVAKGMAAATAINIPLQEMPQRLSEFPKDKDLLIYCRSGKRSMAASKFLVENGYTRVFNVEGGILALPPQN from the coding sequence ATGAATAAATTTTTGGCTATTTCTTTCTGTGCCATGTTGCTCACAACGGCTTGCAATTCTTCTGAAGAACCGAAGCCGCAGGCTGTTGCAAAAAAGGTCGAGGCTGTCCAGCCGGCCGCAGCTGTTGTTGAACAGAAAGTAGCTCCGATTACAACGGTGGATTGGCAAAAGGCTTTTGAAATGCATAAGGCTGGAGCTGTCCTTATTGACGTGCGTACCCCGGCCGAAGTGGCAAAGGGTATGGCCGCTGCAACTGCAATCAACATTCCGCTTCAGGAAATGCCGCAGCGCTTGAGCGAATTCCCGAAGGATAAGGATTTGCTGATTTACTGCCGCAGTGGCAAGCGTAGCATGGCCGCTTCCAAGTTCCTCGTTGAAAACGGTTATACCCGTGTGTTCAACGTCGAAGGTGGCATCCTCGCTCTCCCGCCGCAGAATTAA
- a CDS encoding DMT family transporter: MLLSSFVSRLPSLKGFALAAASAICYGTNPLGALHLYAQNYSPETVLFYRFFTAAILLLTVILAKGSHFKISFREFLALVAFGFLFAASSLTYYASFKYMDAGLASTLLFLYPLEVSVLMAIFFKERIKAWTIASIAVSMAGVALLYRGGDGSTLSSVGCLLVFLSSISYAIYMVMANRINLQMGSVKMTFYAICFCLCFLLLYSVTLGAGLPPIFTQANSWGWGFMLGFVPTVLSLIFMVKAVKIIGSTPTAILGALEPVTAVTIGVTVFGETLTTRIIAGIALILGSTMLVAVKK, from the coding sequence ATGCTCCTCTCGTCTTTCGTCTCTCGTCTGCCTTCTCTGAAAGGTTTCGCTCTCGCGGCTGCGTCCGCCATTTGCTATGGCACCAATCCGCTGGGCGCTTTGCATTTGTACGCCCAGAATTACTCGCCGGAGACGGTCCTCTTTTACCGTTTTTTCACGGCGGCGATTCTCCTTTTGACTGTGATTCTCGCGAAGGGCTCGCATTTTAAAATCTCGTTTCGCGAGTTCCTTGCGCTTGTCGCGTTTGGCTTTTTGTTTGCCGCAAGTTCCCTCACGTATTACGCTTCGTTCAAGTACATGGATGCGGGGCTTGCTTCAACGCTATTGTTCCTGTACCCGCTCGAAGTCTCGGTGCTTATGGCGATTTTCTTCAAGGAACGTATAAAGGCTTGGACAATCGCTTCTATCGCGGTCTCAATGGCGGGCGTGGCGCTCTTGTATCGCGGCGGCGATGGCTCGACGCTAAGCTCAGTGGGGTGCCTGCTGGTGTTCTTGTCATCTATAAGCTATGCGATTTACATGGTGATGGCAAACCGCATCAACCTACAGATGGGCTCCGTGAAAATGACTTTTTACGCCATTTGCTTTTGCTTGTGTTTTTTGTTGCTTTACTCTGTGACACTTGGCGCTGGCCTCCCGCCAATTTTTACGCAGGCAAATTCGTGGGGCTGGGGCTTTATGCTTGGCTTTGTGCCGACGGTGCTCTCGCTCATATTCATGGTGAAGGCCGTGAAAATCATCGGCTCCACGCCCACGGCAATTCTCGGGGCGCTTGAACCCGTGACCGCCGTGACCATTGGCGTGACTGTATTCGGCGAAACGCTAACGACTCGCATTATTGCGGGTATCGCCTTGATTCTCGGTTCTACCATGCTGGTGGCTGTGAAAAAGTAG
- the smc gene encoding chromosome segregation protein SMC, whose protein sequence is MQITKLKIFGFKSFAQRTEINFPTKGLTAVVGPNGCGKSNITDAIRWVLGEQKAAALRMGKMQDVIFSGTEERAAMSLAEVSIVIDNSDGTLASDYSEVIVTRRVHRDGSGEYLINNQECRLRDVHALLFDSGLGSSTYSQMNADMIKAVLSDKADDRRVLFEEAAGVSKYKQQRKETRRQLERVQMDMERVEDNLRSVRRSVRLYETQAEKVNAYKKLNTRLRELDLSVSLDKFEDYKEGLATLDSTTKRMNHEVESSKTQATELQAKIEEKKLAISEDENTYRDLERNVQAATIALNDLNNNIMRLRDSMAALESSNEKAQGEIERSEQKSQELSEEKARLEEEIAVLGSENDMDELNALLERERETLQVMRDKVDDLRTQSRELSNERLQATNRVNSLRGRFERMDAEVNMLQSNIAKWQTEIEGLDKQKSDAEANIAEIQAGIEDTNREIENLEEQRATREERLETERAELTEAQQKLQGLKNEEARLQSRIDVLQSVMNEGSDANRYLKENKANLIGGLVSERIEATPEYASSVEAALGEILDSVVVNGDSAVNEIVDALKSENVGKVLMSLVSSAAPAYDKPVNNPGVVGSLKDFVKTDDEVSPWLSGILSRYFVVDSLQTALNLAKEYRGENLNFVTADTIVRTSGLVSFGVSTSGALSRKNEIADAEALLEKVQGDISAGEENVDRLRELTEEDAQMLSSLVDEIREKRDSLRGGDASIRIHRNTVENCTRRLNQLNGEVTNAQNRIDAAAQSKNSDAELAEAETEVEKVEERYQTISDQLGENETMLREKEEDVRELERSAQDKTSRLKQNQNRVVAIADQMEFLDNTIRNRREEIEKNTVSIEKFETDCNKLSDEAQVKDNALRELERNRDLARERYDLVSGDLEGWRDEVNRLRDDMIEKMKELNDVGRRQESLQNNLDRLRERITNEWTVDLDNPENVERVEYTQPEADREIRELRGKIKELGPININVMEDYEDEKKRLEEVEKQFDDLDRARASLDRTITKLDDIARQRYLDTFARIQKNFQFVFSKLFLNGETKMNLVERVDEMGKPMDILDADIEINVRPTGKKMRGIKALSGGEHALTATALLFAIYMEKPSPYCVLDEVDGPLDDANVGRFMALLREFSKQTLFIVVTHNKRTMAEADMLYGVTQEIKGISRIASVQLADATKFAI, encoded by the coding sequence GTGCAGATAACTAAGTTAAAGATTTTTGGTTTTAAATCCTTCGCGCAGAGGACGGAAATTAACTTCCCGACGAAGGGTCTTACGGCTGTCGTTGGGCCGAACGGCTGTGGCAAGTCCAATATTACGGACGCCATCCGCTGGGTGCTTGGCGAACAGAAAGCCGCCGCTTTGCGTATGGGTAAAATGCAAGACGTTATCTTTAGCGGTACCGAAGAACGTGCCGCCATGAGTCTTGCCGAAGTTTCTATCGTCATCGATAATAGCGATGGTACGCTTGCTTCTGATTATTCCGAAGTCATTGTGACGCGCCGTGTGCACCGCGATGGTTCGGGCGAATACCTCATCAATAACCAGGAATGCCGTCTGCGTGACGTTCACGCCTTGCTCTTTGACTCGGGTCTTGGTTCCAGTACGTATTCGCAGATGAACGCCGACATGATCAAGGCTGTTCTTTCGGACAAGGCGGATGATCGCCGAGTGCTCTTTGAAGAAGCCGCAGGTGTGAGCAAGTATAAACAGCAGCGCAAGGAAACGCGCCGCCAGCTCGAACGCGTGCAGATGGACATGGAACGTGTTGAAGACAACTTGCGCAGTGTGCGCCGTTCTGTCCGTCTTTATGAAACTCAGGCCGAAAAGGTCAATGCTTACAAGAAATTAAATACGCGCCTCCGCGAACTTGATTTGTCTGTCAGCTTGGACAAGTTTGAGGACTACAAGGAAGGTCTCGCTACGCTTGATTCTACGACCAAGCGCATGAACCATGAAGTGGAATCTTCCAAGACGCAGGCGACGGAATTGCAAGCTAAGATTGAAGAAAAGAAGCTTGCAATTAGCGAAGACGAAAATACTTATCGCGATTTGGAACGCAATGTCCAGGCGGCGACGATTGCCTTAAACGACCTGAACAACAACATCATGCGTTTGCGCGATTCCATGGCCGCCCTTGAATCTTCGAACGAAAAGGCTCAGGGCGAAATCGAACGCAGCGAACAGAAGTCGCAGGAACTCTCCGAAGAAAAAGCTCGCCTCGAAGAAGAAATTGCCGTTCTCGGTAGCGAAAACGACATGGACGAGCTGAATGCGCTTTTGGAACGTGAACGAGAAACGTTGCAGGTCATGCGCGACAAGGTCGATGACTTGCGTACGCAGTCCCGTGAACTTTCGAACGAACGTTTGCAGGCCACAAACCGTGTGAACTCCCTCCGCGGACGCTTCGAACGCATGGACGCCGAAGTCAACATGCTCCAGTCGAACATCGCGAAGTGGCAGACCGAAATTGAAGGTCTCGACAAGCAAAAGTCCGATGCCGAAGCGAACATCGCCGAAATCCAGGCGGGCATCGAGGATACGAATCGCGAAATCGAAAATCTCGAAGAACAGCGCGCCACGCGCGAAGAACGTTTGGAAACTGAACGTGCCGAACTCACCGAAGCGCAACAGAAATTGCAGGGCTTGAAGAACGAAGAAGCCCGCTTGCAGTCGAGAATCGATGTGCTCCAGAGCGTGATGAACGAAGGCTCGGATGCCAACCGTTACCTCAAGGAAAATAAGGCGAACCTCATTGGCGGTCTTGTTTCGGAACGTATCGAGGCGACACCGGAATACGCATCGAGCGTCGAAGCTGCTCTCGGTGAAATCCTTGATTCTGTTGTCGTGAATGGCGACAGTGCCGTGAACGAAATTGTGGATGCACTCAAGAGCGAAAACGTGGGCAAGGTGCTCATGTCGCTTGTTTCGAGTGCGGCTCCTGCTTACGACAAGCCGGTGAACAATCCGGGCGTTGTCGGTTCGCTTAAAGATTTTGTCAAGACGGATGATGAAGTTTCTCCGTGGCTCTCGGGAATCCTCTCTCGCTATTTTGTTGTAGATTCTTTGCAGACTGCGCTCAACTTGGCGAAGGAATACCGTGGCGAAAACTTGAATTTTGTCACCGCTGATACGATTGTGCGTACAAGCGGCCTTGTGTCGTTTGGCGTTTCGACGTCGGGGGCACTCTCCCGCAAGAACGAAATTGCTGATGCCGAAGCGCTTTTGGAAAAAGTGCAAGGCGATATTTCTGCCGGCGAAGAAAATGTGGACCGCTTGCGTGAACTGACTGAAGAAGACGCTCAAATGCTCTCGTCCTTGGTCGATGAAATCCGTGAAAAGCGCGATTCTCTGCGTGGTGGCGATGCTTCTATCCGCATTCACCGAAATACGGTTGAAAACTGCACCCGTCGCTTGAACCAGTTGAATGGCGAAGTGACGAACGCGCAGAACAGAATTGATGCGGCGGCGCAGTCCAAGAACAGCGATGCGGAACTTGCCGAAGCCGAAACTGAAGTCGAAAAGGTCGAAGAACGTTACCAGACGATTTCGGACCAACTCGGCGAAAACGAGACGATGCTCCGCGAAAAAGAAGAAGATGTCCGCGAACTTGAACGCAGCGCGCAAGACAAGACTTCTCGCTTAAAGCAGAACCAGAACCGTGTGGTCGCCATTGCCGATCAGATGGAATTCTTGGACAATACGATTCGCAATCGCCGTGAAGAAATCGAAAAGAACACGGTTTCTATTGAAAAGTTTGAGACGGATTGCAACAAGCTCTCCGACGAAGCGCAAGTGAAAGATAACGCGCTCCGCGAACTTGAACGCAACCGCGACCTCGCTCGTGAACGCTACGACCTCGTGAGCGGCGATCTTGAAGGATGGCGTGACGAAGTCAACCGCCTCCGCGATGACATGATTGAAAAGATGAAGGAACTGAATGACGTCGGCCGTCGTCAGGAATCCCTTCAGAACAATCTCGACCGCCTCCGCGAACGCATCACGAACGAATGGACTGTCGATTTGGACAATCCCGAGAACGTTGAACGCGTGGAATACACGCAGCCAGAAGCGGATCGTGAGATTCGTGAACTCCGCGGCAAAATCAAGGAACTGGGCCCGATTAACATCAACGTGATGGAAGATTACGAAGATGAAAAGAAGCGCCTCGAAGAAGTTGAAAAACAGTTCGACGACCTCGATCGCGCCCGTGCATCGCTCGACCGCACCATTACAAAGCTTGACGACATTGCCCGCCAGCGCTACCTGGATACGTTTGCACGCATCCAGAAGAACTTCCAGTTCGTGTTCAGTAAGCTGTTCCTCAATGGCGAAACGAAGATGAACCTCGTGGAACGCGTGGACGAAATGGGCAAGCCGATGGACATTCTCGATGCCGACATCGAAATCAACGTCCGCCCGACCGGTAAGAAAATGCGCGGTATTAAGGCGCTTTCCGGTGGTGAACACGCACTTACTGCAACGGCGCTCCTGTTCGCTATTTACATGGAAAAGCCGTCTCCGTATTGCGTGCTGGACGAAGTCGATGGTCCGCTTGATGACGCTAACGTCGGTCGCTTTATGGCGCTCCTCCGTGAATTCAGTAAGCAGACCTTGTTCATCGTCGTGACGCATAACAAGCGTACCATGGCCGAAGCCGATATGCTCTACGGTGTGACCCAGGAAATCAAGGGTATTTCCCGCATCGCTAGCGTGCAGCTCGCCGACGCAACTAAGTTTGCTATATAG
- a CDS encoding alpha/beta hydrolase has translation MKKVKIIVMIIPLVLFFIASAVYVYFANAEALHDVILDSTSKIDVDPDIIEKSLSKVQVDMELGEPFKVYPIKTSPDSEEVFRSTLIEYPFGSSPRADSQNNVSLRGIILYVHGYNDYFFQKELAEKADSAGFAFFAIDLHYCGRSYVDGEPRGDMRNIKEFYAELDVAVELSKKIAVDDYEEAERVPFVIVAHSQGGLISSLYVNDRSDEHFAALVLNSPFLDMNFNWFLRKIGLPILADLSIFLPDFSVGSTGNPNYAYSLLKHEKGEWEYNENLKSESRPEQFLGWLRAIMNGQKRVHSKLDIKSPVLVMHGDCTADGDEWTDDYMHCDGVLNVEHIQEWAPNLGEKVTTRTIPDGLHDLFLSRKDVRDKAYQETFGFIDAHVKKD, from the coding sequence ATGAAAAAAGTTAAAATAATCGTCATGATTATTCCGCTGGTGCTTTTCTTTATCGCATCGGCGGTTTATGTGTATTTTGCGAATGCCGAAGCGTTGCACGATGTGATATTGGATAGTACGTCAAAAATTGATGTGGATCCCGATATTATTGAAAAGTCCCTGTCTAAAGTGCAGGTGGACATGGAACTCGGCGAGCCTTTTAAAGTTTACCCGATTAAAACGAGTCCCGATAGCGAGGAAGTTTTCCGCTCGACGTTGATTGAGTATCCATTTGGGAGTTCTCCGCGTGCGGATTCGCAGAATAACGTGAGCTTGCGTGGTATCATCTTGTACGTGCATGGCTACAACGATTACTTCTTCCAGAAGGAACTAGCCGAAAAGGCGGATTCTGCGGGCTTTGCATTCTTTGCGATTGATTTGCACTATTGCGGACGTTCGTATGTGGATGGCGAACCGCGTGGTGACATGCGTAATATCAAGGAGTTTTATGCCGAACTGGATGTCGCTGTAGAACTCAGCAAGAAAATTGCAGTGGACGATTACGAAGAGGCGGAACGCGTTCCGTTTGTGATTGTGGCGCATTCCCAGGGTGGTTTGATTTCGTCGTTGTACGTGAATGACCGCAGTGATGAACATTTTGCAGCGCTTGTACTCAATAGCCCGTTCCTGGACATGAATTTCAACTGGTTCCTGCGTAAGATCGGCCTTCCGATTCTTGCGGATTTGTCGATATTCCTGCCGGATTTTTCCGTCGGTTCTACGGGAAATCCCAATTACGCCTACTCCCTTCTGAAACATGAAAAGGGTGAATGGGAATACAACGAAAATTTAAAAAGTGAATCTCGCCCGGAACAATTTTTGGGCTGGCTCCGTGCGATTATGAATGGTCAAAAGCGTGTTCATTCCAAGCTTGATATTAAGTCTCCGGTGCTTGTGATGCATGGCGATTGCACTGCAGATGGCGACGAATGGACTGACGATTATATGCATTGCGATGGCGTATTGAACGTGGAACATATTCAGGAATGGGCTCCGAATTTGGGCGAAAAGGTGACGACGCGTACAATCCCCGACGGTTTGCACGATTTATTCCTCTCTCGCAAAGATGTTCGCGATAAGGCGTATCAGGAAACGTTTGGCTTTATCGATGCCCATGTAAAGAAGGATTAA
- a CDS encoding riboflavin synthase produces the protein MFTGIIQATGEIISLENRGDALTMRMKSPGFFKNSKLGDSIANNGVCLSVENCTDDEATFCLMHQTVVNTSFQQAKVGDLVNLEYPCRADSFMGGHFVMGHVDCTTEVLRVTPRETGVEVDLALPADLRRYVIRRGSITLNGISLTVAEKGADYIRVCIIPETLARTNLRNWVPGTVVNVEVDMLGKYIENYLKERDLA, from the coding sequence ATGTTTACGGGTATAATTCAAGCAACCGGCGAAATCATTTCCCTCGAAAACAGGGGAGACGCGCTTACCATGCGCATGAAGTCGCCGGGATTCTTCAAAAACAGCAAACTGGGCGACAGCATTGCCAATAACGGCGTATGCCTCTCCGTTGAAAACTGTACCGATGACGAAGCAACGTTCTGTCTCATGCACCAGACCGTCGTGAATACGTCCTTCCAGCAGGCTAAAGTCGGGGATCTCGTGAATCTCGAGTATCCTTGCCGCGCCGATAGCTTTATGGGCGGTCACTTTGTGATGGGGCATGTGGACTGCACCACGGAAGTCTTGCGCGTCACTCCGCGCGAAACGGGCGTGGAAGTCGATTTGGCTCTGCCAGCTGACTTGCGCCGCTATGTCATTCGTCGTGGATCCATCACCTTGAACGGCATTAGCCTTACGGTGGCCGAAAAAGGGGCGGATTACATCCGCGTCTGCATTATCCCCGAGACCTTAGCCCGCACGAATCTCAGGAACTGGGTGCCTGGCACCGTGGTGAATGTGGAAGTCGATATGCTCGGCAAATATATTGAAAACTATCTAAAGGAACGTGACCTTGCTTAA
- the ribD gene encoding bifunctional diaminohydroxyphosphoribosylaminopyrimidine deaminase/5-amino-6-(5-phosphoribosylamino)uracil reductase RibD has translation MTPEITNFMQFALEQAFFAIGESRPNPAVGAVVVKDGIVVGKGRTQRPGSAHAEVMALRDAGELARGASIFVTLEPCCHYGRTPPCTKAIIEAGIQKVYFAHSDPNPVVHGKSRKILEDAGIEVHEGVEACILACVEDCSNGESCTECRVFEFTSSSPLDKASREAEGRAVFAEVERYFEAYDYFVRTKRTFVEVKSAISQDGFMGSVDASDKRLPLAITKQGANCWNHELRAMSDGILVGAGTLLADNPGLDVRYAAGNNPVKIVWAGHHEFTADEISRLKIFSASDVKPIVFSCVAQPKLLNVAECVILLNDSFAENWRAMVDDLSARGMHRLMVEPGARLARELFNGESRNLSQTQNAQPLWNRLDLWRSTDSSVDIALENLIESGAVKAGLEYPELPANIVAKESAVIGPDVLTVYYPG, from the coding sequence ATGACTCCAGAAATCACAAACTTCATGCAGTTTGCCTTAGAGCAAGCTTTCTTTGCGATTGGCGAGAGCCGCCCGAATCCGGCGGTCGGTGCCGTAGTCGTCAAAGATGGAATTGTCGTGGGAAAGGGGCGCACGCAGCGTCCTGGGAGTGCTCATGCCGAAGTCATGGCATTACGCGATGCGGGTGAACTCGCTCGCGGAGCCTCTATTTTTGTGACTCTGGAACCGTGTTGCCATTATGGTCGCACGCCGCCTTGCACCAAGGCGATTATTGAAGCGGGAATCCAGAAAGTCTATTTTGCACATTCCGACCCGAATCCTGTGGTGCATGGAAAATCCCGCAAGATTCTGGAAGACGCGGGGATTGAAGTTCACGAAGGCGTGGAAGCTTGCATTCTCGCTTGCGTTGAGGATTGCTCGAATGGTGAATCTTGTACGGAATGCCGCGTCTTTGAATTTACGAGCTCGTCGCCGTTGGATAAAGCTTCTCGTGAAGCTGAAGGTCGAGCGGTCTTTGCCGAAGTCGAACGCTATTTTGAAGCGTATGATTATTTTGTACGCACCAAGCGTACCTTTGTCGAAGTCAAGTCTGCTATTTCGCAAGACGGATTTATGGGCAGCGTTGATGCTTCTGACAAGCGTTTGCCGTTAGCAATTACAAAGCAAGGCGCAAACTGTTGGAATCATGAACTCCGTGCGATGAGCGATGGTATTCTCGTTGGTGCGGGCACGCTCCTTGCCGATAACCCGGGTCTTGACGTGCGTTATGCCGCAGGCAACAATCCTGTGAAAATCGTCTGGGCGGGGCATCACGAATTTACTGCTGATGAAATTTCGCGTTTGAAAATTTTCAGTGCTAGCGATGTTAAGCCAATCGTATTTTCGTGCGTGGCGCAACCGAAATTGCTGAATGTTGCGGAATGCGTTATACTCTTAAACGATTCTTTTGCCGAAAACTGGCGTGCGATGGTTGACGATTTGTCTGCTCGCGGAATGCACCGCCTGATGGTGGAACCGGGTGCACGCCTTGCCCGCGAACTGTTCAACGGCGAATCTCGCAATCTCTCGCAAACGCAAAATGCGCAGCCCCTTTGGAATCGCCTTGATCTTTGGCGCTCCACCGATTCTTCTGTTGATATTGCCCTTGAAAATCTCATCGAGTCTGGCGCCGTCAAGGCTGGCCTTGAATACCCCGAATTGCCCGCTAACATCGTCGCCAAAGAATCTGCCGTCATTGGCCCTGATGTGCTGACAGTGTATTATCCGGGGTAG